One Phycisphaerae bacterium RAS2 DNA window includes the following coding sequences:
- a CDS encoding Methylamine utilization protein MauE translates to MTADGEALSIPVDLMTHEHGATTPLWRTVTAWVCALGVAGVFLYAGFEKIVEPRQFVIAISNYRIVPERGLNAMALILPWLECLAAVALILPATRRAGAILICGMLVMFIIAVSYSALYKGLNIDCGCFGKGNPSAAGVKTIVFDSALLLATIASVFLSPNRRRAAA, encoded by the coding sequence ATGACCGCCGACGGCGAGGCATTGAGCATTCCGGTAGATCTGATGACACACGAACACGGCGCGACAACGCCGCTTTGGCGAACGGTCACGGCGTGGGTCTGCGCGCTGGGCGTCGCGGGCGTTTTTCTTTACGCGGGCTTTGAGAAAATCGTCGAGCCGCGGCAGTTTGTGATCGCAATCTCCAATTATCGCATCGTGCCGGAGCGCGGGCTGAATGCCATGGCGCTGATACTTCCCTGGCTGGAATGCCTTGCGGCGGTGGCGCTGATTCTCCCGGCGACGCGCCGGGCAGGGGCGATCCTCATCTGCGGCATGCTCGTCATGTTCATCATCGCCGTCAGTTACTCGGCGCTTTACAAGGGGCTGAACATCGACTGCGGCTGCTTCGGCAAGGGTAACCCGTCGGCCGCCGGCGTGAAGACCATTGTGTTCGACTCCGCGCTGCTCCTTGCAACCATCGCCTCCGTTTTTCTTTCCCCGAATCGTCGACGCGCCGCGGCGTGA
- a CDS encoding molybdopterin biosynthesis protein MoeB: protein MIRDISIAGIILLLSTGAAATSNAVRKLTLPWVREPLPAAPAAEPTPATAVEGATTMSAPAASDAAKPGTIKIDAVLEHLTAGTAKFVDAREEREFVEGHLLGAINLPSSAIYKNIERVLGAAAPVDKIIVYCGGGDCEASHHVADALRRDFGFSDVVIYENGWAEVMSSGRFNEHFATGTEP, encoded by the coding sequence ATGATCCGAGACATTTCCATCGCCGGAATCATTCTGCTGCTTAGCACCGGAGCGGCGGCCACGAGCAACGCCGTGCGCAAGCTCACGCTTCCGTGGGTGCGTGAGCCGCTGCCCGCCGCGCCGGCGGCCGAGCCAACTCCTGCTACCGCGGTGGAGGGCGCAACAACCATGTCGGCACCGGCCGCGTCGGACGCAGCCAAGCCCGGCACCATCAAGATCGACGCCGTGCTGGAGCATCTGACGGCCGGCACGGCAAAGTTCGTTGATGCCCGCGAAGAACGCGAGTTCGTCGAGGGGCATCTGCTCGGCGCGATCAACCTGCCGAGCAGCGCAATCTACAAGAACATTGAGCGCGTGCTGGGCGCGGCGGCCCCGGTCGACAAGATCATCGTCTATTGCGGCGGCGGTGATTGCGAAGCGAGTCATCACGTGGCCGACGCTCTGCGGCGCGATTTCGGATTCTCCGATGTCGTCATCTACGAGAACGGCTGGGCCGAGGTCATGAGCAGCGGCCGGTTTAATGAGCATTTCGCGACGGGGACCGAGCCATGA
- the fmt gene encoding Methionyl-tRNA formyltransferase → MRIVFFGTGRFGLPTFDSIRGDRHDIALVVTQPDRPRGRNLETTPTIIKQAAEEAGLPIFTPEDINAPDAVARIAACKADLGYVVAYGQKIGPEVRGAFPAGTVNLHGSLLPAWRGAAPVQWSVINGDDEAGVTVFRLEDRMDAGPILTQRRTAIGADETADELHDRLAHIGCDAVRAALELLSRDPRTPGTPQDESAATRARKLNKADGMIRFDAPAAALANRMCGLWSWPGANCRFVSHDGKRDERVTIARAICYEGRGSGGEPGAISDVMSVAATDGDLMILEIKPAGGRLMAWQDFVNGRRVQPGDRFVPIEPGE, encoded by the coding sequence ATGCGAATCGTTTTCTTCGGAACGGGGCGATTCGGTTTGCCGACGTTTGACTCCATTCGAGGGGATCGCCACGACATTGCGCTGGTCGTCACGCAGCCGGACCGCCCGCGCGGACGAAATCTCGAAACGACGCCCACGATCATCAAGCAGGCGGCGGAGGAGGCCGGGCTGCCGATCTTCACGCCCGAAGACATCAACGCCCCCGATGCCGTGGCGCGCATCGCGGCATGCAAGGCCGACCTCGGCTACGTCGTCGCGTACGGCCAGAAGATCGGGCCGGAGGTTCGCGGGGCGTTTCCGGCGGGCACGGTGAACCTGCACGGATCGCTGTTGCCGGCGTGGCGCGGTGCGGCGCCGGTGCAATGGTCGGTCATCAACGGCGACGACGAGGCCGGCGTGACGGTGTTTCGACTTGAAGATCGCATGGACGCCGGGCCGATCCTGACGCAGCGGCGCACGGCGATCGGGGCGGACGAAACGGCCGATGAGTTGCACGATCGCCTGGCGCACATCGGATGCGATGCCGTGCGCGCGGCGTTGGAGCTTCTGTCGCGCGATCCGCGCACGCCGGGCACGCCGCAGGACGAATCGGCGGCGACCCGAGCGCGCAAACTCAACAAGGCGGATGGAATGATCCGGTTCGACGCGCCGGCAGCCGCGCTGGCGAATCGCATGTGCGGACTGTGGTCGTGGCCCGGCGCGAATTGTCGGTTTGTCAGTCACGATGGAAAGCGCGATGAGCGCGTGACGATTGCGCGGGCGATTTGCTATGAGGGGCGCGGCAGCGGCGGCGAGCCTGGCGCGATCAGCGACGTGATGAGCGTCGCCGCGACGGATGGTGACTTGATGATCCTGGAAATCAAGCCCGCCGGTGGGCGGCTGATGGCGTGGCAGGATTTCGTGAATGGCCGGCGGGTTCAACCGGGCGATCGTTTCGTGCCCATCGAGCCGGGGGAATGA
- the rpsT gene encoding 30S ribosomal protein S20 — MARSLSSMKRLRQNKRRAARNAARKSVIKNQLRKVKDALGKKDAPAADSLFRETVKVLDRSANRGAIHPNTAARRKSRLAKRLNALKGGKK; from the coding sequence GTGGCCAGATCACTCTCGTCGATGAAACGCCTGCGGCAGAACAAGCGCCGCGCCGCCCGGAACGCCGCTCGCAAGAGCGTCATCAAGAATCAGCTTCGCAAGGTAAAGGACGCGCTGGGCAAGAAGGACGCCCCGGCTGCCGATTCGCTCTTTCGGGAAACCGTCAAGGTTCTGGATCGCAGCGCCAACCGCGGCGCGATTCATCCCAACACCGCCGCCCGCCGCAAGAGCCGGCTGGCCAAGCGCCTCAACGCGCTCAAGGGTGGGAAGAAGTAG
- the sigW_1 gene encoding ECF RNA polymerase sigma factor SigW has translation MTLTDSELMAQLQAGNDAAVEEISHRYGTELRLFCQRMVYDAALAEDIVQDVLLKCCRMSEQTRPSGSLRGWLYQVTRNRSIDEIRRMHPKARLSALATSRHLFERGAIPLDKKSTPAGQAMKADRAQRVQMTIESMDEPLREVVILYFFQGLSREEVAEAVGLSLAGVKARLSKATRELREHLKSFDDSSL, from the coding sequence ATGACCCTGACCGATTCGGAACTGATGGCTCAGTTGCAGGCGGGCAATGACGCCGCGGTGGAGGAAATCAGCCACCGCTACGGCACCGAGCTGCGTCTGTTCTGCCAGCGCATGGTGTACGACGCAGCGCTGGCCGAAGACATCGTGCAGGACGTCCTGTTGAAGTGCTGCCGCATGTCCGAACAAACTCGCCCCAGCGGCAGCCTGCGCGGATGGCTGTATCAGGTCACGCGCAACCGTTCGATCGACGAGATTCGCCGAATGCACCCGAAGGCACGGCTGTCAGCATTGGCCACGAGTCGACACCTGTTCGAGCGCGGGGCGATTCCACTGGACAAAAAGTCAACGCCGGCGGGTCAGGCGATGAAAGCCGACCGCGCCCAGCGCGTTCAGATGACGATCGAGTCGATGGATGAGCCGCTTCGCGAAGTGGTGATCCTCTACTTCTTTCAAGGCTTGTCGCGCGAGGAAGTGGCCGAGGCGGTGGGCCTGTCGCTGGCGGGGGTGAAGGCCCGATTGTCGAAGGCGACGCGCGAGCTGCGCGAGCATCTCAAATCGTTTGACGATTCGTCGTTATGA
- the zraR_2 gene encoding Transcriptional regulatory protein ZraR, with amino-acid sequence MSKPRILIIEDEKLIRWSLLQRFQEEGYAVEEAATADEGLTKLGTATFDLVMLDYKLPDRTGLEVLRKIREQDTEIVVLMMTAYSNVENAVEAMRLGAYDYVSKPFKMDALMLTVAKVLETTRLRRELRDLRGQMQERFGFDRILGRCPAMARLFELIRDVAGSGSSTVFLRGESGTGKDLVAKTIHYNSERAGRPFMNITCTALSEHLLESELFGHERGAFTDAKQRKKGLLELADGGTVFLDEVGDMPPALQAKLLRFLEERAFRRVGGTSDIAVDVRVIAATNRDVNKLIAEGKFREDLFYRLNIIAVDLPPLRERGDDIRLLADYYVGTFAKEFRRDVRGLAPAAIDKLMKYAWPGNVRELRNAMERAVLLCKQPMIGPEDLVIGHGSGANGSSVQFELPPGGVSLKDVEESLVRQALAMTDNNQTRAAKLLHLTRDQLRYRMDQYGLLKSHQSSEA; translated from the coding sequence ATGAGTAAACCACGCATCCTCATCATCGAAGACGAAAAGCTCATTCGCTGGTCGCTGTTGCAGCGCTTTCAGGAAGAAGGGTACGCCGTCGAGGAAGCGGCGACAGCCGACGAGGGCCTGACCAAGCTCGGAACCGCGACGTTCGATCTCGTCATGCTCGATTACAAGCTGCCCGACCGCACCGGCCTTGAAGTCCTGCGCAAGATCCGCGAGCAGGACACCGAAATCGTCGTGCTGATGATGACGGCCTACAGCAACGTCGAGAACGCGGTCGAAGCCATGCGCCTGGGGGCCTACGACTACGTCAGCAAGCCTTTCAAGATGGACGCGCTGATGCTCACCGTCGCGAAAGTGCTCGAGACGACGCGACTGCGCCGCGAGCTGCGCGACCTGCGCGGCCAGATGCAGGAACGGTTCGGATTCGATCGCATCCTCGGACGCTGCCCCGCCATGGCACGGTTGTTTGAACTCATTCGCGATGTCGCCGGAAGCGGGTCCTCGACCGTGTTCCTGCGCGGTGAAAGCGGCACCGGCAAGGACCTCGTCGCCAAAACGATTCACTACAACTCCGAGCGCGCCGGGCGGCCGTTCATGAACATCACCTGCACCGCCCTGTCGGAGCATCTGCTGGAAAGCGAGCTGTTCGGTCACGAGCGCGGGGCGTTCACCGATGCCAAGCAGCGCAAGAAGGGGCTGCTCGAATTGGCCGACGGCGGCACGGTCTTTCTCGACGAAGTCGGCGACATGCCTCCGGCGCTGCAGGCCAAGCTGCTTCGCTTCCTCGAAGAGCGCGCGTTTCGGCGAGTCGGCGGCACGTCGGACATCGCCGTGGACGTGCGCGTGATCGCGGCGACCAATCGCGATGTCAACAAGCTGATCGCCGAAGGCAAGTTCCGCGAGGACCTGTTCTATCGTCTGAACATCATCGCCGTCGACCTGCCGCCGCTGCGCGAGCGTGGAGACGACATCCGTCTGCTGGCGGATTACTACGTCGGGACGTTCGCGAAGGAGTTCCGCCGCGACGTGCGCGGGCTGGCGCCGGCGGCGATTGACAAACTGATGAAGTACGCGTGGCCCGGCAATGTGCGAGAGCTGCGCAACGCGATGGAGCGCGCCGTGCTGCTTTGCAAGCAACCGATGATCGGCCCCGAAGACCTCGTCATCGGCCACGGATCGGGCGCGAACGGAAGCTCCGTGCAATTCGAACTGCCGCCCGGCGGCGTGAGCCTGAAAGATGTCGAGGAATCGCTCGTGCGCCAGGCCCTGGCGATGACCGACAACAATCAGACGCGCGCGGCGAAACTGCTGCATCTCACGCGCGACCAGTTGCGATACCGCATGGATCAATACGGACTGCTGAAAAGTCATCAGAGCAGCGAAGCGTAA
- the def gene encoding Peptide deformylase produces MKEIDPSRLELVLHPDPVLRRTAARVERFDGMLVKIAARMLDLMRQHKGIGLAAPQVGLSLRLFVFNVTGEPGDDCVCVNPELSELAGDVEGEEGCLSLPDVTVQMHRAATCLLHAQDLTGKTFERSGTELAARCWQHEMDHLNGKLIIDNMSEADKIANRRALKQLEGKPKKSAAR; encoded by the coding sequence TTGAAGGAAATCGATCCATCCCGACTCGAACTGGTCCTGCATCCCGACCCGGTCTTGCGCCGCACGGCAGCGCGGGTCGAGCGATTTGACGGCATGCTCGTGAAGATCGCCGCCCGCATGCTGGACCTGATGCGTCAACACAAGGGCATCGGGCTGGCCGCACCACAGGTGGGGTTGAGCCTGCGGCTATTTGTCTTCAACGTAACAGGCGAACCGGGCGACGACTGCGTGTGCGTCAACCCGGAACTGTCGGAACTGGCCGGCGACGTGGAGGGCGAGGAGGGCTGCCTGTCGCTGCCGGACGTCACCGTTCAGATGCATCGCGCGGCGACCTGCCTGCTGCACGCACAGGACCTGACGGGCAAGACCTTCGAGCGCTCCGGCACCGAGCTCGCGGCCCGCTGCTGGCAGCACGAGATGGACCATCTCAACGGGAAGCTGATCATCGACAACATGTCGGAAGCGGACAAGATTGCCAATCGTCGCGCCCTCAAGCAGCTCGAAGGCAAGCCGAAGAAATCCGCGGCTCGATGA
- the prkC_2 gene encoding Serine/threonine-protein kinase PrkC: protein MNCEEADGLLLDYVEETLDASQRATLEGHLAKCSRCRTALRDTRHLLGALSEAREQEGRLPNSAPRDAAPSRDAPTPTTWKPGSRLGDFEIVGEIGRGGMGVVYRARQLSLNRIVALKVLPALAGADDKAVSRFVREAQAAARLHHTNIVPVYAQGQHDGHFYYAMELIDGESLDRVIRRRRAGAEARDRSSKVGHAHPTQSPAAHAPPLDDFHTASAALLVSLDGSRFRDVAMLICGAAEGLEHAHNAGVLHRDIKPQNLLLGSDGQLHITDFGLARLLDEPGMTLTGEMIGTPAYMSPEQVGFARRTVDHRTDVFSLGVTLYELLTLERPFDGVTREQLVARICTREPKPPRKINPSIPTDLETICLRALEKDASRRYTSAGALAADLRRFVENRPIHARRVGLLEKGWKFIRRHPALTTICVLVALLIGGGLLWRSQSQHARRERSSELIARAFSLLAHDDYRKPAEAKQLLAQAQALWPAADDAVGAIELITTGLSDLRADPQNAVRILTQSVATAKSPDERRTARYLLAWAERLRTGRLDGEALRWLAEADAIPGERSAEEHFFRGQALVRHRPDEAIGEFRLAREKRNNYAQAMLHLARALNTKMYHQRRHDTFDEQERVLLNACELQSTHAYPCYLLSITYRLSAEIYERARTDSKRRDEHFDWALHWAREAQRREPTSPRGYACEAEYWEAVGDLNRAIDARNRGEPHCRSPDDLAELHEYRWRLYYWLGRHDEALADLRALQEFTAPGAGGQGDARRIWFAGLFPALVHLDKGQPEAAERMVRAVADAEPRSARASYSAAAILQLVGRLDEAEQLIARIPADAEPLAVMEESAPPDWERKIRDVCSGRQTLSALRAAADDSMRRNKLLWSAAYFFDGLRKLVDGKQGTAAMLLDACEQTFDYADYCYAARVVLGRLQRDSTWPQNALNRDP, encoded by the coding sequence ATGAACTGCGAAGAAGCCGACGGGCTGCTGCTCGATTACGTCGAGGAGACGCTGGACGCCTCGCAGCGTGCCACGCTGGAGGGCCACCTGGCGAAGTGTTCGCGCTGCCGCACAGCCCTGCGCGACACGCGCCACCTGCTCGGGGCTTTGAGCGAAGCGCGGGAGCAGGAGGGGCGACTCCCGAACAGCGCGCCGCGCGATGCGGCTCCTTCGCGCGATGCGCCGACACCGACCACGTGGAAACCCGGCAGCCGGTTGGGTGATTTTGAGATCGTCGGCGAGATCGGCCGCGGCGGGATGGGCGTGGTCTATCGCGCGCGACAATTGTCGCTCAATCGCATCGTGGCCTTGAAGGTGTTGCCCGCGCTGGCCGGCGCGGACGACAAAGCCGTCTCGCGCTTCGTGCGCGAGGCCCAGGCGGCCGCCCGGCTGCATCATACGAACATCGTCCCGGTGTATGCACAGGGTCAGCACGATGGGCATTTCTACTACGCGATGGAGCTGATCGACGGCGAGAGTCTCGATCGCGTCATTCGTCGTCGCCGCGCGGGAGCCGAAGCACGCGACCGATCATCGAAGGTGGGCCATGCCCACCCTACGCAATCACCGGCCGCACACGCACCGCCTCTTGACGACTTCCACACGGCCAGCGCGGCCCTGCTCGTCTCGCTGGACGGCTCGCGCTTCCGCGATGTGGCCATGCTCATTTGCGGCGCGGCCGAGGGGCTTGAGCACGCGCACAACGCGGGCGTGCTGCATCGTGACATCAAGCCGCAGAATCTTCTGCTCGGGTCGGACGGGCAATTGCACATCACCGACTTCGGCCTGGCGCGGCTGCTCGATGAACCTGGCATGACGCTCACGGGCGAAATGATCGGCACGCCTGCATACATGTCGCCGGAGCAGGTGGGCTTCGCGCGCCGAACGGTCGATCATCGCACGGATGTGTTCTCGCTGGGCGTCACGCTGTACGAGCTGCTCACGCTCGAGCGGCCGTTCGACGGCGTGACGCGCGAGCAGCTTGTCGCGCGAATCTGCACGCGCGAGCCGAAGCCGCCGCGAAAAATCAATCCGTCGATTCCAACGGACCTGGAGACCATCTGCCTGCGGGCACTGGAGAAGGACGCGTCTCGGCGCTACACGAGCGCCGGCGCGCTGGCCGCCGACCTGCGCCGATTCGTTGAGAATCGACCCATCCACGCGCGGCGCGTCGGGTTGCTGGAGAAAGGCTGGAAGTTCATTCGGCGGCATCCGGCCTTGACGACGATCTGCGTCCTCGTGGCCCTGCTGATCGGGGGCGGTCTGCTCTGGCGCAGCCAGTCGCAGCACGCCCGGCGCGAGCGAAGCAGCGAATTGATCGCACGTGCCTTCAGCCTTCTGGCACACGATGACTACCGCAAACCGGCCGAGGCCAAGCAACTCCTGGCGCAGGCCCAGGCGCTCTGGCCCGCCGCGGACGACGCCGTAGGCGCCATCGAGCTTATCACGACCGGCCTCTCCGACCTTCGCGCGGACCCGCAGAATGCTGTCAGAATACTGACACAATCCGTCGCAACGGCAAAGTCGCCCGATGAGCGACGCACCGCGCGATACCTGCTCGCATGGGCCGAGCGATTGCGGACCGGTCGGCTGGACGGTGAAGCCCTGCGCTGGCTGGCCGAAGCCGACGCGATTCCGGGCGAGCGGTCGGCGGAGGAGCATTTCTTCCGGGGGCAGGCCCTGGTGCGTCATCGGCCGGACGAGGCCATCGGCGAGTTCCGTCTGGCGCGGGAGAAGCGCAACAACTATGCACAGGCCATGCTGCACCTCGCCCGGGCGTTGAACACCAAGATGTATCATCAGCGGCGGCACGACACCTTCGACGAACAGGAGCGCGTTCTGCTCAACGCATGCGAGCTGCAATCGACGCATGCCTACCCGTGCTACCTGCTATCGATCACGTATCGTCTTTCGGCGGAGATCTACGAGCGCGCGCGAACGGATTCCAAGCGTCGCGATGAGCACTTCGATTGGGCGCTGCATTGGGCACGCGAGGCCCAGCGGCGCGAGCCGACCAGCCCGCGCGGCTATGCCTGCGAGGCCGAGTACTGGGAAGCCGTCGGCGACCTGAATCGCGCGATCGACGCGCGCAACCGGGGCGAGCCGCATTGCCGTTCTCCGGACGACCTCGCCGAACTTCACGAATATCGCTGGCGACTGTATTACTGGCTGGGGCGACACGACGAAGCGTTGGCCGACCTTCGCGCGTTGCAGGAGTTCACCGCGCCCGGGGCCGGGGGACAGGGCGACGCCCGCCGCATCTGGTTCGCCGGCCTCTTCCCCGCGCTGGTTCACCTCGACAAGGGGCAGCCCGAGGCGGCAGAGCGAATGGTGCGCGCCGTGGCCGACGCCGAGCCGCGCAGCGCCCGCGCGAGCTACTCCGCAGCCGCGATCCTGCAACTGGTGGGCCGACTCGACGAGGCGGAGCAGTTGATTGCACGAATCCCGGCTGATGCCGAGCCGCTCGCGGTCATGGAAGAGTCGGCACCACCCGACTGGGAGCGAAAGATTCGAGACGTTTGCAGCGGTCGGCAGACGCTCTCGGCGCTGCGCGCTGCCGCGGATGACTCCATGCGGCGAAACAAGCTCCTCTGGTCGGCCGCCTATTTCTTCGACGGGCTGCGCAAGCTTGTCGACGGCAAACAGGGGACGGCCGCAATGCTGCTGGACGCCTGCGAACAAACCTTCGATTACGCGGATTATTGCTATGCGGCCCGCGTGGTTCTGGGTCGATTGCAGCGCGATTCGACGTGGCCCCAAAACGCCCTGAACCGCGATCCCTAG
- the tlyA gene encoding Hemolysin A → MTGPFVSRGGEKLHHALEAFSLSPAGLVCADLGCSTGGFTDCLIQHGAARVYAVDRGYGVLAASLRSDSRVVLFERTDALRVHLPELVNLVTIDAGWTRQALILPAAVRLLAPGGRILTLVKPQYEASADRLRDGVLPDEQIESVIAPIRASLAAMKLSLLGETPSPIRGQGGNQELLWLIATAPGTAGS, encoded by the coding sequence GTGACCGGTCCATTTGTCTCTCGCGGGGGGGAGAAACTCCATCACGCGCTCGAAGCATTCAGCTTGTCGCCGGCGGGATTGGTCTGCGCCGATCTGGGCTGTTCGACCGGCGGATTCACTGATTGTCTAATTCAGCACGGCGCGGCCAGGGTCTATGCCGTGGACCGCGGCTACGGCGTCCTCGCGGCGTCGCTTCGAAGTGATTCGCGCGTGGTCCTGTTCGAGCGGACCGACGCCCTGCGGGTGCATCTTCCAGAGCTCGTGAATCTCGTGACCATCGACGCCGGCTGGACGCGCCAGGCGCTCATCCTTCCCGCGGCAGTGCGGCTGCTCGCGCCGGGCGGGCGAATCCTGACACTTGTCAAACCACAATACGAGGCTTCAGCAGACCGGTTGCGCGACGGCGTTCTGCCAGACGAACAGATTGAATCCGTGATCGCGCCGATCCGCGCGAGCCTGGCCGCGATGAAGCTGTCGCTGCTTGGCGAGACCCCCAGTCCGATCCGCGGACAGGGCGGGAATCAGGAGCTGCTTTGGCTGATTGCGACAGCGCCCGGTACCGCCGGCTCCTGA
- the guaB_1 gene encoding Inosine-5'-monophosphate dehydrogenase, translating to MFVEEAMTPDPFVVDTYEPISRVADLIRRHRIHQVPVIDDNNRIVGIVTDRDIRSAAAVNADTAGLLARDVMTTDVVSIAPTQPLADAVRILCEHRFGSLPVVVGERIVGILSTRDLLRRLLVFLEGAAVESNS from the coding sequence ATGTTTGTCGAAGAAGCGATGACACCAGACCCGTTCGTGGTGGATACGTATGAGCCGATCTCACGCGTCGCCGATTTGATCCGCCGTCATCGAATCCACCAGGTGCCGGTCATCGATGACAACAACCGCATCGTCGGCATCGTGACCGACCGCGACATCCGTTCGGCGGCGGCCGTCAACGCCGACACGGCAGGCCTGCTGGCGCGCGATGTGATGACGACGGATGTCGTTTCCATCGCGCCGACCCAACCGCTGGCCGATGCGGTCCGCATCCTCTGTGAACATCGGTTTGGCTCGTTGCCCGTCGTCGTGGGCGAGCGCATTGTCGGGATACTTAGCACGCGCGACCTGTTGCGGCGCCTGCTGGTCTTTCTGGAGGGAGCCGCGGTCGAATCCAACTCTTGA
- the gchK_1 gene encoding Globin-coupled histidine kinase yields MSNELFREMKSYLQFGESDAAALADIRSRIAPQLSDVVDHFYARLLQQPGASAVFRGHGGDESTAQATMARLRSTLLVWLDELFSGTYDEAYYESRCRIGRTHVRVELPQHYMFMAMNVIRLELNGRIRKLALPDPIQGATLRALHKLLDLELAIMNQTYREDLVRQMQDLERAHYEQRISEAEHLATIGQLAASLAHEIKNPLAGISGAIQVLGAGMATNHPHREIIAESLRQIDRLDAAVRDLLIYARPKPPEKSRVDLCELIGHALVLLREEPAFRDVRVMCENMEASCTVQADEAQMHQVVSNLLLNAAHACERGGTIRCRIDEADALVRLTIEDNGCGMASDVLVRVFEPFYTTKARGTGLGLSICKRIVEAHRGAMDIESKIGKGTRVTVEIPAGM; encoded by the coding sequence ATGTCCAATGAACTGTTTCGCGAAATGAAAAGCTATCTCCAGTTCGGAGAATCGGACGCCGCTGCGCTGGCCGACATCCGCTCGCGCATCGCACCACAGCTTTCCGATGTGGTCGATCACTTCTACGCGCGGCTCCTTCAGCAACCCGGCGCCAGCGCCGTTTTCCGCGGTCATGGCGGCGATGAATCGACCGCGCAGGCCACCATGGCGCGGCTCCGCAGCACCCTGCTTGTCTGGCTCGACGAGCTTTTCAGCGGAACGTATGACGAGGCCTATTACGAATCTCGCTGTCGCATCGGGCGAACACACGTCCGCGTCGAACTCCCCCAGCACTACATGTTCATGGCGATGAACGTCATCCGGCTGGAATTGAACGGCCGAATCCGAAAGCTGGCGCTTCCTGATCCGATTCAGGGGGCGACGCTGCGCGCGTTGCATAAGCTGCTGGACCTTGAACTGGCCATCATGAACCAGACCTATCGCGAGGACCTTGTCCGTCAGATGCAGGACCTGGAACGCGCCCACTACGAGCAACGCATCAGCGAAGCCGAGCACCTCGCCACGATCGGTCAGCTCGCGGCTTCGCTGGCGCACGAGATCAAGAACCCGCTTGCGGGAATCAGCGGCGCGATCCAGGTGCTCGGCGCGGGCATGGCGACCAACCATCCGCACCGCGAAATCATCGCCGAGTCGCTGCGACAGATCGACCGACTCGATGCGGCCGTGCGCGACCTGCTGATCTACGCCCGGCCCAAACCGCCGGAAAAGTCCCGTGTCGATTTGTGCGAACTCATCGGCCATGCGCTCGTTCTGCTGCGGGAGGAGCCGGCGTTTCGGGATGTGCGCGTGATGTGCGAGAACATGGAGGCATCCTGCACCGTGCAGGCGGACGAGGCACAAATGCACCAGGTCGTGTCGAACCTGTTGCTCAACGCGGCGCATGCCTGCGAACGCGGCGGCACGATTCGATGTCGAATTGATGAGGCCGACGCCCTGGTGCGCCTGACCATCGAAGACAACGGCTGCGGCATGGCGTCGGATGTGCTGGTGCGGGTGTTCGAGCCGTTTTACACCACCAAGGCGCGCGGGACGGGTCTGGGCCTGTCGATCTGCAAGCGCATCGTCGAAGCCCATCGCGGCGCGATGGACATCGAGAGCAAGATTGGAAAAGGAACCCGCGTCACCGTCGAGATTCCCGCGGGGATGTAA